One window of Bacillus alkalicellulosilyticus genomic DNA carries:
- a CDS encoding VOC family protein translates to MFTGIEHIGIMVSDMDKSLKFYQEILGFELRKRTFIRDETIELAFLYQPSNPYSEVELIAAPNTDQDGVVNHLALSVENIEEAVAHLVSHNIKMDGDIIQIFPDTKIVFFRGPNHEKLELVERRR, encoded by the coding sequence ATGTTTACAGGAATCGAACATATTGGAATAATGGTTAGTGATATGGACAAATCACTTAAGTTTTATCAGGAAATACTCGGTTTTGAATTAAGAAAAAGAACGTTCATTCGAGATGAGACAATAGAGCTTGCTTTTTTGTATCAACCATCTAATCCCTATTCTGAAGTAGAGCTAATAGCTGCTCCTAACACGGACCAAGATGGAGTCGTTAATCATCTGGCGCTTTCCGTTGAAAATATTGAAGAAGCTGTTGCTCATTTAGTAAGCCATAACATCAAGATGGACGGGGATATTATACAAATCTTCCCTGATACTAAAATCGTATTTTTTAGAGGACCAAATCATGAGAAATTAGAGCTTGTTGAGCGAAGAAGATAA
- a CDS encoding ferredoxin family protein, with protein sequence MSDLKKGQSIEEKQYLVRFNADTKSHLHVQDPDICLTSCPDKICTIFCPAEIYKWENIRMHVGYEGCHECGSCRIGCPHQNIKWEYPKGGHGIVFRLG encoded by the coding sequence ATGAGTGATTTAAAGAAAGGGCAATCCATAGAGGAAAAGCAATACCTTGTCCGTTTTAATGCGGATACAAAATCCCATCTTCATGTACAAGACCCTGATATCTGTTTAACCAGTTGTCCCGATAAAATCTGTACCATTTTTTGTCCCGCTGAAATATATAAATGGGAAAACATTCGCATGCATGTAGGCTATGAAGGATGTCATGAGTGCGGAAGTTGTAGGATTGGATGTCCTCATCAAAACATAAAGTGGGAATATCCAAAAGGCGGTCATGGGATTGTCTTTAGATTAGGATGA
- a CDS encoding 3'-5' exonuclease — protein sequence MNAVVFDLELVKRFKKGQLSEIVEIGACKINIETKEMTSQFQIYILPAAGYISKSTRKFINMTKEDAKRAVPFKKGIETFIDWLGDHYYLCSWGKDDKIHLLDQCVRNRMNLDWLKNYNDIQKPIGKLLRAEDKNQLGLKTAIDLAGIEAVGKAHRGIDDAINTGLLLQKYIADITLEENKVSKTEINKHMLHQKRVRNQPKTKVPLSKNT from the coding sequence TTGAATGCTGTAGTGTTTGACTTAGAACTTGTGAAACGATTTAAAAAAGGTCAGCTGAGTGAAATTGTAGAAATTGGTGCATGTAAAATAAATATAGAAACAAAAGAAATGACAAGTCAATTTCAAATTTATATCCTTCCTGCTGCTGGCTACATCTCAAAAAGCACAAGAAAATTTATTAACATGACAAAAGAAGATGCCAAACGGGCTGTTCCCTTTAAAAAAGGAATTGAAACATTTATAGATTGGCTCGGAGACCATTATTATTTATGTTCGTGGGGCAAAGATGATAAAATTCATTTACTTGACCAATGTGTACGAAATCGAATGAATCTAGACTGGTTAAAAAATTATAATGATATTCAAAAACCAATAGGGAAATTACTTAGAGCAGAAGATAAAAACCAATTAGGCTTAAAAACAGCGATTGACCTCGCTGGTATAGAAGCAGTTGGAAAGGCTCATAGGGGTATTGATGACGCTATTAATACGGGTTTATTGTTGCAAAAATATATCGCCGACATAACACTTGAAGAAAACAAAGTGAGCAAAACAGAAATCAATAAACATATGCTTCACCAAAAGAGAGTAAGAAATCAGCCGAAAACTAAAGTACCTTTAAGTAAAAACACGTAA
- a CDS encoding serine hydrolase domain-containing protein, whose protein sequence is MALKDIISYVEEIMALNHSSASALVVIKDNKIVVEHYGGYHSNSVGSKPITESSKFNVASARKSYLGLAVAFALYEKKIKSLDDYAVNYFDYYDKELLANTTIRHLVTHSHGLHQKEDGTVYREFDAGKGWAYRGINIIMMTELIKKLYGVSFPELLRERVFLPLGLCETAWYTNPNDELVKVIENPDEDADLLIGTTNNGSEPNLHTTAREFALWGNLHLNEGYMKGKQIVPKEVIQLATKVQSPKYEDKNTPRNGLFWYVQDTPALKSEIGERVPKGSYQILGITGPTLLVIPQHNLVVAKMYNKQYNYGGDNYLYYLREFSNIVAVTFN, encoded by the coding sequence ATGGCATTGAAAGACATTATTTCGTATGTAGAAGAAATAATGGCACTCAATCATAGCAGTGCTTCTGCATTGGTTGTAATAAAGGATAATAAAATCGTAGTAGAGCACTATGGGGGCTACCATTCAAATTCAGTGGGTTCTAAACCTATTACGGAAAGCTCTAAATTTAACGTAGCATCTGCTAGAAAAAGCTATTTAGGATTAGCGGTAGCATTTGCTTTGTACGAAAAGAAAATTAAAAGCTTAGATGACTATGCGGTAAATTACTTTGATTACTATGATAAAGAATTACTTGCAAACACAACAATAAGACACTTGGTTACACATTCTCACGGTTTACATCAGAAAGAAGATGGCACTGTTTATAGAGAATTTGATGCAGGTAAAGGGTGGGCTTACAGAGGGATTAACATAATAATGATGACGGAATTAATAAAAAAGCTATATGGAGTGAGTTTTCCCGAATTACTAAGAGAAAGAGTATTCCTTCCTTTAGGTTTATGTGAGACTGCTTGGTATACAAACCCTAATGATGAACTAGTAAAAGTGATTGAAAATCCAGACGAGGATGCGGATCTCTTAATAGGAACTACAAATAACGGAAGTGAACCAAACCTTCATACTACAGCCCGTGAATTTGCATTATGGGGTAATCTCCATTTGAACGAAGGATATATGAAGGGTAAACAAATCGTTCCAAAAGAAGTAATACAATTAGCTACCAAAGTACAAAGCCCAAAATATGAGGACAAAAATACACCACGTAACGGCTTATTTTGGTATGTTCAAGATACGCCCGCTCTTAAAAGCGAAATAGGGGAAAGAGTACCTAAAGGCTCTTATCAAATATTAGGAATAACGGGTCCAACTTTGTTAGTAATACCTCAACATAATCTAGTCGTAGCAAAAATGTATAATAAGCAATATAACTATGGTGGAGACAATTATCTTTATTATCTAAGGGAATTCAGTAATATAGTAGCAGTTACATTTAATTAG
- a CDS encoding peptidylprolyl isomerase, with product MKKLGMLLLFFVVIIAGCGTSEEQPEATQPETGTSPSNETNPIVTIVMENNEEIKIELFPEVAPNTVNNFISLVEEGYYDGLIFHRVIPGFVIQGGDPLGNGTGGPGYSIPGEFTANGFENNLSHEPGVISMARSRHFDSAGSQFFIVVGNATSLDGEYAGFGKVIDGMDTVNAIVQEEAVNERPQKDQVMQMVTVETHGIDYDEPAIID from the coding sequence ATGAAGAAATTAGGAATGCTTTTATTGTTTTTTGTTGTAATTATTGCTGGATGTGGGACAAGCGAAGAACAACCAGAAGCCACACAACCAGAAACGGGTACATCTCCATCCAATGAAACAAACCCGATTGTTACAATTGTGATGGAAAATAATGAGGAAATCAAAATTGAACTATTCCCAGAAGTCGCTCCAAACACAGTGAATAACTTTATTTCACTTGTTGAAGAAGGGTATTATGATGGCCTTATTTTTCATCGAGTTATTCCTGGGTTTGTGATACAGGGTGGAGACCCTCTAGGTAATGGCACAGGTGGACCTGGCTATTCAATCCCTGGTGAATTTACCGCTAATGGCTTTGAAAATAACCTTAGTCATGAACCAGGTGTGATTTCAATGGCACGTTCTAGACATTTTGATTCAGCTGGATCCCAATTTTTTATAGTCGTCGGCAATGCCACATCTCTAGATGGTGAATATGCAGGTTTCGGTAAGGTCATTGATGGCATGGATACCGTAAACGCTATCGTTCAAGAAGAGGCTGTCAATGAGCGCCCCCAAAAAGACCAAGTGATGCAAATGGTAACGGTAGAAACTCATGGAATAGACTATGACGAACCTGCAATAATTGATTAA
- a CDS encoding NAD(P)/FAD-dependent oxidoreductase, translating into MVKYDAIIVGAGPAGIFASYELLQQNENAKVLLIDKGHDIYRRNCPILDEKIQFCPPAAGKKEFAGCLPACSITNGFGGAGAYSDGKFNITTEFGGWMTDYLQPSKVVELIRYVDSINLAHGATENITDPTTDKVKDIEQRGYGAGLKLLRAEVRHLGTEQNLEILKSLFEYLKDKIDMKFKTEVSDLITVKENDKHCIKGITLKNGTEYFSDFVMVAPGRDGSAWLTDILKKRRLKMYNNQVDVGVRVETSDVVMREINEHLYEGKFIFNTSVGTQVRTFCSNPSGHVVVENHSGIMAANGHSYKDPALGSSNTNFALLVSHKFTEPFDKPNEYAREICKRANDLSSGGVIVQKYGDILKGRRSTQKRIDEGFLEPTLKEAVPGDLGLVLPYNTMKSLVEMVEALDKVTPGLASEHTLFYGVEAKFYSARPKLTEEFETEIQGLYCGGDGAGITRGLAQAGAAGVWVARNIAKKLK; encoded by the coding sequence ATGGTTAAGTATGATGCGATTATCGTAGGAGCTGGACCTGCTGGAATTTTTGCTAGTTATGAGTTACTACAACAAAATGAGAATGCAAAAGTATTATTAATAGATAAGGGCCATGATATTTATCGAAGAAACTGCCCAATATTAGATGAAAAAATTCAATTTTGTCCACCGGCTGCAGGAAAAAAAGAGTTTGCTGGATGTTTGCCAGCTTGTTCTATCACAAATGGTTTTGGTGGAGCAGGGGCTTATAGTGACGGAAAGTTTAATATTACAACCGAGTTTGGTGGGTGGATGACAGACTATTTGCAGCCGTCTAAAGTAGTTGAATTAATTCGCTATGTTGATAGTATTAATTTAGCTCATGGGGCTACTGAAAACATAACTGATCCAACGACAGACAAAGTGAAAGATATTGAACAAAGAGGGTACGGTGCGGGATTAAAATTACTTCGTGCGGAAGTACGTCACCTAGGAACAGAACAAAACTTAGAAATTCTTAAATCGTTATTTGAATATTTAAAAGATAAAATTGATATGAAGTTCAAGACGGAAGTTAGTGATTTAATTACAGTAAAAGAAAATGATAAGCATTGTATAAAAGGGATTACACTTAAGAATGGCACTGAATATTTTAGTGACTTTGTGATGGTTGCACCAGGAAGAGATGGTTCTGCTTGGTTAACCGATATCCTCAAAAAACGTCGATTGAAAATGTACAATAATCAAGTCGATGTTGGGGTTCGTGTTGAGACTTCTGATGTAGTTATGCGTGAAATCAATGAACATTTGTATGAAGGGAAATTCATTTTTAATACATCTGTTGGTACACAAGTACGTACATTTTGTTCAAACCCATCAGGCCATGTTGTAGTTGAGAATCATAGTGGAATCATGGCTGCTAATGGACATTCCTATAAAGATCCTGCACTTGGATCTAGTAATACAAACTTTGCTTTATTAGTTTCTCATAAATTCACAGAGCCGTTTGATAAACCAAATGAATATGCAAGAGAAATTTGTAAGAGAGCAAATGATTTATCGAGCGGTGGAGTCATTGTTCAAAAATATGGCGATATATTAAAGGGAAGACGTTCTACACAAAAACGGATTGATGAAGGTTTTCTTGAGCCTACATTAAAAGAAGCCGTGCCTGGTGACTTAGGTTTAGTTCTTCCATATAACACAATGAAGAGTCTTGTAGAAATGGTCGAAGCATTAGATAAAGTAACGCCAGGATTAGCCTCAGAACATACTTTGTTTTATGGAGTAGAAGCTAAATTTTACTCAGCTCGACCAAAGCTTACCGAAGAATTTGAAACGGAAATTCAAGGCTTATATTGCGGTGGTGACGGAGCTGGCATTACAAGAGGACTAGCTCAAGCTGGTGCGGCCGGCGTCTGGGTTGCTAGAAACATTGCCAAAAAATTAAAATAA
- a CDS encoding FAD-dependent oxidoreductase, with the protein MPEKFDCIVVGAGPAGISCAYELAKGGANVLLLERGEYPGSKNVMGGVLYRKMMEDVIPEFYKEAPLERPVVEQRFMMMDKESAITIGYKGMEWSKEPYNNFTVLRAKFDQWFAKKAVEQGAVLVCETVVLECIVENGKVVGVRTDRPDGTIFADVVVLADGVNSLLAKSLGFHKEYRPDEVALATMEIVKLDKKIIEDRFNLEPNQGCTIELFGDATKGILGTGFLYTNKDSLSIGVGTLLSGLIKHKIKPYELLDYVKGHPMIRPYLQGSEQQEYLAHLIPEGGYKSMGKVVGHGVIVVGDAAQLVNAIHREGSNLAMTSGRIAAETILKAMEAENFSESQLERYRIELMRSFVGKDMKKYKDATHHFDKFPQYFDEYIPMMNRAASQMFTVDGTSKREKQKKIWKDIGSGKEKLKLARDAIRAWRVVK; encoded by the coding sequence ATGCCTGAAAAGTTTGATTGTATCGTTGTTGGCGCTGGACCAGCAGGAATCTCTTGTGCTTATGAATTGGCAAAGGGAGGAGCAAATGTATTATTACTAGAGCGCGGTGAATATCCAGGTTCTAAAAACGTAATGGGTGGTGTTCTTTACCGAAAAATGATGGAGGATGTCATTCCAGAATTTTATAAAGAAGCGCCGTTAGAACGTCCAGTCGTCGAACAACGTTTTATGATGATGGACAAAGAGTCAGCTATAACCATAGGGTATAAAGGGATGGAGTGGAGCAAGGAACCTTATAATAATTTCACGGTTCTTCGAGCGAAATTTGACCAGTGGTTTGCAAAAAAGGCAGTGGAACAAGGAGCTGTTCTCGTTTGTGAAACCGTTGTCCTTGAATGTATTGTTGAAAACGGAAAGGTTGTTGGAGTTCGTACTGACCGACCAGACGGCACCATTTTTGCAGATGTTGTCGTGTTAGCAGATGGAGTTAATTCCTTATTAGCGAAATCGTTAGGGTTTCATAAAGAATACCGACCTGATGAGGTTGCGCTAGCGACAATGGAAATTGTTAAACTCGATAAAAAAATCATAGAAGACAGATTTAATCTTGAACCGAATCAAGGCTGTACGATTGAGCTTTTTGGAGATGCTACCAAAGGAATTTTAGGAACCGGATTCCTATACACAAATAAAGATTCGTTAAGCATTGGAGTCGGTACCCTTCTGTCAGGCTTAATTAAACATAAAATAAAGCCATATGAACTACTTGATTATGTAAAAGGTCATCCTATGATCCGACCTTATCTGCAAGGAAGTGAGCAACAAGAATATTTAGCTCATCTCATCCCAGAAGGTGGATATAAATCGATGGGAAAAGTTGTAGGACATGGTGTGATTGTGGTTGGGGATGCAGCACAACTCGTAAATGCAATACATCGTGAAGGATCAAATCTAGCCATGACATCAGGAAGAATTGCAGCTGAAACGATATTAAAAGCGATGGAAGCTGAGAATTTTTCAGAATCTCAATTGGAAAGATACCGTATTGAGCTGATGAGAAGTTTTGTAGGAAAAGATATGAAAAAATATAAAGATGCCACACACCACTTTGATAAATTCCCGCAATACTTTGATGAGTATATCCCAATGATGAACCGTGCAGCTAGCCAAATGTTTACTGTAGATGGGACGTCAAAGCGAGAAAAACAAAAGAAAATATGGAAAGACATTGGTTCTGGAAAAGAAAAATTAAAGCTAGCTCGTGATGCTATCCGAGCTTGGAGGGTGGTGAAGTAA
- a CDS encoding electron transfer flavoprotein subunit alpha/FixB family protein produces the protein MFEDYSGVWVYIEENEGKIAPVSLELLGAGRTLADKRGVKLAGLLIGNGVTALADTVFEYGADITYIYDQEIFTDYRTESFMKALLDCSQKHKPEIILYGATSTGKDLASAVATDLPTGLTADTTELDVEADTGLLLASRPAFGGNIMATILCKKYRPQMATVRPKVMKALEREIGRRGELITESIDLKEEDIRTKVLNIVRETTKKVRIDEADIIVAGGKGLGSAEGFQLIHQLADTLGGAVGASRDVVEAGWIEHHHQVGQTGVTVTPKIYIAIGISGAIQHVVGMKNSSLIIAINQDPEALIFESSHYGIVGDAFEIVPLLIEEFKNARQDRGVTHA, from the coding sequence ATGTTTGAGGATTATAGTGGAGTATGGGTCTATATTGAAGAAAATGAAGGGAAGATAGCTCCTGTGTCCTTAGAATTATTAGGAGCAGGTCGGACGCTAGCAGATAAGCGAGGAGTAAAATTAGCAGGTCTTTTAATTGGGAATGGAGTGACTGCATTAGCAGATACAGTTTTTGAATACGGGGCAGATATTACGTATATTTATGACCAGGAGATATTTACAGATTATCGAACAGAATCGTTTATGAAAGCTTTATTGGATTGCTCACAAAAACACAAACCTGAGATTATATTATACGGTGCGACTTCCACGGGAAAAGACCTAGCAAGTGCAGTTGCAACTGACCTACCGACAGGACTAACTGCGGACACTACTGAACTTGATGTTGAAGCAGACACAGGTTTATTACTTGCGAGTCGCCCAGCATTTGGTGGCAATATTATGGCGACGATTTTGTGTAAAAAGTATCGACCTCAAATGGCTACGGTAAGACCTAAAGTGATGAAGGCTTTAGAACGTGAAATTGGCAGAAGGGGCGAGCTTATTACGGAATCAATCGACCTTAAGGAAGAAGACATTCGAACAAAAGTACTTAACATTGTCCGTGAGACAACTAAAAAAGTAAGGATTGATGAAGCTGATATTATCGTTGCGGGTGGAAAAGGACTGGGATCCGCAGAAGGATTTCAGCTTATCCATCAACTAGCAGATACACTTGGGGGTGCTGTTGGAGCGAGTCGTGATGTTGTTGAAGCAGGATGGATAGAACATCATCATCAAGTCGGGCAAACTGGCGTAACCGTTACACCAAAGATTTATATTGCGATAGGGATTTCAGGTGCAATACAACATGTTGTTGGCATGAAAAATTCATCTTTAATTATTGCGATTAATCAAGACCCAGAAGCTCTTATTTTTGAATCGTCTCATTATGGTATTGTTGGCGATGCGTTTGAAATTGTACCGTTATTGATAGAGGAATTTAAAAATGCAAGACAAGACAGGGGGGTTACACATGCCTGA
- a CDS encoding GNAT family N-acetyltransferase, which translates to MGFVQITKNNIETEHICCALGAKQYENAVKEKKKWLTERMDEGLVFSRLDERAKVFIEYLPAEMAWVPIQAPNFMYINCLWVSGKYKNNGYARQLLNHCKEDAMKRGMDGIVHIVAKKNYPFLSDKRFFEHMGFDLVDQAEPYFQLIVLKWNAQAIVPSFKKQVKPLTDDLGISIYYTAQCPYAVGILEELRDIAETNNVPFKTYRITTKEEAQNSSTIWTTFGLFYNGKFITHEIISPNKFIKFLSTKFE; encoded by the coding sequence ATGGGGTTTGTTCAAATTACTAAAAATAACATCGAGACTGAACACATATGCTGTGCATTGGGGGCAAAACAATATGAGAATGCAGTGAAGGAGAAAAAGAAATGGCTAACAGAACGAATGGATGAGGGATTAGTTTTTTCTCGTTTAGATGAACGTGCAAAAGTATTTATAGAATACTTACCTGCTGAAATGGCGTGGGTTCCTATTCAAGCACCAAATTTTATGTATATCAACTGTTTGTGGGTTTCAGGTAAATATAAAAATAATGGATATGCAAGGCAATTGCTAAATCATTGCAAAGAGGATGCAATGAAACGTGGTATGGATGGGATTGTACATATTGTAGCTAAGAAAAATTACCCATTTTTAAGTGATAAACGTTTCTTTGAACATATGGGGTTTGATTTAGTAGATCAAGCAGAACCTTATTTTCAATTAATAGTTTTGAAGTGGAATGCACAAGCTATTGTTCCTTCTTTTAAAAAACAGGTAAAGCCGTTAACTGATGATTTAGGCATATCCATTTATTACACAGCTCAGTGTCCTTATGCTGTTGGTATATTGGAAGAGCTAAGGGATATAGCAGAAACCAATAATGTCCCGTTTAAAACTTATAGGATAACAACTAAAGAAGAAGCACAAAATTCATCGACAATTTGGACTACTTTTGGTTTGTTTTATAACGGCAAATTCATTACACACGAAATAATTAGTCCAAACAAATTTATCAAATTCCTATCAACAAAATTTGAATGA